A single region of the Psychrobacter alimentarius genome encodes:
- a CDS encoding glycosyltransferase family 4 protein has product MHIIFIINSLESRGGSERVASLLASHLSVHYKITILSRYSINKKNVYYLDLKVNDIKFTGSTFAFLMKCKQYIAQNNSAIVIIHTMSKLTPVLLISGIKSKNIWSLEHISFSFHNIIFRLLRYVLYKKLDKVITLTKEDARSYDFIADKVSTIANINPLEIRRSNSVLASKVIVSIGRLTYQKGYDLLIEAWALVESKNPNWMLHIYGEGEDRNKIEKLIAEKGIKNIFLKGLTDDIQSVYDSASFYVMSSRYEGFGMVLIEAQSRGLPIVSFDCPSGPAEILQDGVNGYLVKNADIEMLAYRIGLLIKDESLRSDFSKNALISAMRFEPEIIIKQWIDLIENNYDYSGES; this is encoded by the coding sequence ATGCATATTATTTTTATAATAAATAGTCTAGAGAGTAGAGGAGGATCTGAAAGAGTAGCTTCTCTTTTAGCAAGTCATTTAAGTGTTCATTATAAGATAACTATTTTATCTAGATATTCTATTAATAAAAAGAATGTCTATTATCTAGATTTGAAGGTAAATGATATTAAATTTACTGGTAGTACTTTTGCTTTTTTAATGAAGTGTAAACAGTATATCGCACAGAATAATTCAGCAATTGTCATTATCCACACTATGAGTAAGCTTACCCCCGTTTTACTAATAAGTGGTATCAAATCTAAAAATATTTGGAGTCTTGAACATATTTCTTTTAGTTTTCATAATATTATATTTCGACTCTTGAGATACGTTTTATATAAGAAACTAGATAAAGTGATTACGTTAACTAAAGAGGATGCTAGAAGCTATGATTTCATCGCTGACAAGGTATCTACCATTGCAAATATTAATCCTTTAGAAATAAGAAGATCAAACTCTGTTTTAGCATCCAAGGTTATTGTTAGTATTGGCAGGCTGACCTACCAAAAAGGCTACGACCTTTTAATTGAAGCCTGGGCATTGGTCGAAAGTAAAAATCCTAATTGGATGCTACATATATATGGTGAGGGAGAGGATAGGAATAAAATTGAAAAATTGATTGCTGAAAAAGGTATTAAAAACATTTTTTTAAAAGGTCTTACTGACGATATCCAAAGTGTTTACGATAGTGCTTCCTTTTACGTTATGAGCTCAAGGTACGAAGGGTTTGGAATGGTTCTTATTGAAGCTCAAAGTCGAGGATTACCGATAGTTAGTTTTGATTGTCCATCAGGCCCAGCAGAGATTCTGCAGGATGGTGTTAATGGCTATCTAGTTAAAAATGCAGATATAGAAATGCTTGCTTATAGGATTGGTCTTTTAATAAAAGACGAGTCACTAAGGAGTGATTTTTCAAAAAATGCTTTGATATCAGCTATGCGTTTTGAGCCAGAAATTATTATCAAGCAATGGATTGATTTAATAGAAAATAACTATGATTACAGTGGCGAATCCTGA
- a CDS encoding glycosyltransferase family 2 protein, with protein sequence MITVANPDLKVSIIMPVYKARATVEQAIRSVISQTYSNWELIIVNDCCPDNSCLQVQDMIISDLRIFRIDNITNQGVAISRNKGIAKAEGNIIAFLDSDDYWHPEKLSLQVDKIKKGYDVVCSNYMRIELNTKIKEVFNKVEFDYSDMLKSNRIGNLTGIYRSDRIGKIYQKNVGHEDYIMWLETVKIAKKGYCVQSPLAYYRVTNNSLSSNKFQAVLWQWKVYRKEVNLSLIKSIWFFLNYSCTAYKKRQ encoded by the coding sequence ATGATTACAGTGGCGAATCCTGATTTAAAAGTTTCTATAATTATGCCTGTGTATAAGGCACGTGCAACTGTAGAACAAGCTATAAGAAGTGTTATCAGTCAAACCTACTCAAACTGGGAACTGATCATAGTCAATGATTGCTGCCCTGATAACAGCTGTCTTCAAGTCCAAGATATGATCATAAGTGATTTACGAATTTTCCGAATTGATAATATAACTAATCAAGGAGTGGCTATATCTAGAAATAAAGGTATCGCAAAGGCAGAAGGTAATATAATTGCATTTTTAGATTCAGATGACTATTGGCATCCAGAAAAACTTAGCTTACAAGTTGACAAAATTAAGAAGGGTTACGATGTAGTATGCTCAAACTACATGAGAATAGAGCTGAATACTAAAATTAAGGAAGTTTTTAATAAGGTAGAGTTTGATTATTCTGATATGTTAAAGTCAAACCGTATAGGCAATTTGACCGGCATTTATCGTTCAGATCGTATAGGAAAGATCTACCAAAAAAATGTAGGGCATGAAGACTATATAATGTGGCTAGAAACAGTCAAAATAGCTAAGAAAGGCTATTGTGTACAAAGCCCCCTCGCATACTATCGAGTAACGAATAACTCTCTTTCGTCCAATAAATTTCAGGCCGTACTTTGGCAATGGAAAGTATACAGGAAAGAAGTAAACCTAAGCCTTATAAAAAGTATATGGTTTTTTTTAAATTATTCCTGTACAGCTTACAAAAAACGGCAATGA
- the fdxA gene encoding ferredoxin FdxA, producing the protein MTFVVTDNCILCKYTDCVEVCPVDCFYEGPNFLVIDPDECIDCALCEPECPANAIFSEDEVPKGQEMFTQLNEELAQKWPNITEMKGQMPEAEKWDGVEGKIQYLEK; encoded by the coding sequence ATGACCTTTGTCGTTACAGATAACTGCATTCTTTGCAAATACACCGACTGTGTAGAAGTCTGTCCTGTGGACTGCTTTTATGAAGGCCCAAACTTCCTTGTCATCGATCCTGATGAGTGTATCGACTGCGCATTATGTGAGCCTGAATGTCCGGCCAATGCTATTTTCTCAGAAGATGAAGTACCAAAAGGACAAGAGATGTTCACTCAGCTCAATGAAGAGCTGGCACAAAAATGGCCAAATATCACAGAGATGAAAGGGCAAATGCCAGAAGCTGAAAAGTGGGATGGAGTAGAAGGTAAGATTCAGTATTTAGAGAAGTAA
- the mutS gene encoding DNA mismatch repair protein MutS, giving the protein MTVKPLTQNPASSKKVSKTAPSEYALSKQPTADQSSSERLVIGNATYNLADHTPMMVQYLTMKANYPQALLLYRMGDFYELFFDDAKRAAQILDITLTRRGTDKAGNTIAMAGVPFHAADSYMARLIAAGQTVVVCEQIDESASNSADDTDSSLPNMGNKQKKDKSKSTAGSIMRREVVKTLTAGTITDDALIAPNHTPTVVAIDIVITSARASSKQPLQAAVSQMDLAAGTLTTQTLHAASDDIDGLQTQMLTVFARFAPSECIISESLNETVDDNWMLWLRQNLDCPIIEVAANDFHHEHASDTLCQQFEVQRLDGLGIGDNPLAQSSCAALVHYARQTQQRHVPQVNQLIVEHSDDYLIIDANSQQNLELFSPVSSSGTSLISVLNHCQTPMGKRLLVQQMKRPLRQHSRINMRLDAIASLLNADGNSNQDSENSSLVTSLRETLNTIGDIERISSRIGLMSAKPRDLRKLADGIASSAQLTTLLTASGIDHEDAGLLPMLMQQLPAKLPAVQSAAELIERAIVIEPPAHIRDGGMLAAGYDAEFDRLTHLHDNIQVTLDEMVERARQDNQLPSLKVGFNKVSGFYFELPKMQAKNAPAHFIRRQTLKSSERFITDELKEVETEYLSAQSLALAREKALYQALLNQLNENLAELQQLSAAIAQIDVLSNWAQLATTYRWQRPIMGGDSGNQSKSINKNQTHIDIRQGRHVVVEAALNPTNASNKHTSAQSTSQFVANDCVLGSTNADDRDPERLLMITGPNMGGKSTYMRQTALIVLLAHCGSFVPAAQAHIGDIDRIFTRIGSADDLAGGKSTFMVEMIETANILNQATNKSLVLMDEVGRGTATTDGLAIAHACVNRLVEIGCLTLFATHYFELTQLVNTTENKPAGIRNVHVAASEIDGQLLLLHQIKDGAASSSFGLHVAKMAGIPAQVLEDAKRYLADNLSIDHLNQSTLKADSTKPLDDENDLVKSVTDKSGQAHHDEADKVNLKPIEQNQVGIGIPQQNQLFNLQDELNAIDPDSLTPKQAHNFLYHLKKIISH; this is encoded by the coding sequence ATGACCGTTAAGCCATTGACTCAAAACCCTGCTTCCTCAAAAAAAGTCTCAAAAACTGCACCATCCGAATATGCATTATCTAAGCAACCTACTGCTGACCAATCATCTTCTGAGCGATTGGTCATCGGTAATGCTACCTATAATTTAGCTGATCACACACCCATGATGGTGCAATATCTGACCATGAAAGCCAATTATCCTCAAGCATTGCTGCTGTACCGGATGGGTGATTTTTATGAGTTGTTTTTTGATGATGCCAAACGTGCTGCCCAGATACTAGACATTACGTTGACACGCCGTGGTACGGATAAAGCTGGCAATACCATTGCGATGGCAGGTGTCCCTTTTCATGCGGCTGACAGTTACATGGCGCGCTTGATTGCCGCTGGGCAGACCGTTGTGGTTTGTGAGCAAATCGATGAATCGGCGAGTAATAGCGCCGATGACACTGATTCTTCCCTTCCTAATATGGGCAATAAGCAGAAAAAAGACAAAAGCAAATCAACAGCAGGCAGTATTATGCGCCGTGAGGTGGTCAAAACGTTGACCGCAGGGACGATTACTGATGATGCGTTGATTGCGCCCAACCATACCCCAACGGTGGTCGCTATTGACATCGTTATTACATCTGCAAGAGCCAGTAGCAAACAGCCGTTGCAAGCGGCCGTCAGTCAGATGGATTTGGCGGCTGGCACGCTGACCACGCAGACACTGCATGCTGCTAGTGACGACATTGACGGTCTGCAAACCCAGATGCTGACGGTTTTTGCGCGCTTTGCGCCCAGTGAATGTATCATCAGTGAAAGCCTCAATGAGACTGTCGATGACAACTGGATGCTGTGGTTACGTCAGAATCTTGATTGCCCTATTATAGAAGTTGCCGCCAATGACTTTCATCATGAGCATGCCAGCGACACCTTGTGTCAGCAGTTTGAGGTCCAACGTCTCGATGGTCTAGGTATTGGGGATAACCCACTTGCTCAATCTAGCTGCGCGGCGCTTGTTCATTATGCACGGCAAACTCAGCAGCGTCATGTACCACAAGTCAATCAGCTGATCGTCGAGCACAGCGATGATTACTTGATTATCGATGCCAATAGTCAGCAAAACCTTGAATTATTTAGCCCAGTCAGTAGTAGCGGTACTTCCCTAATATCCGTACTTAACCATTGCCAAACGCCAATGGGCAAGCGCTTACTTGTGCAGCAAATGAAGCGTCCACTGCGTCAGCATTCGCGCATCAATATGCGTCTAGATGCGATAGCGTCTCTATTAAATGCGGATGGTAATTCGAATCAAGATTCAGAAAATAGTTCATTGGTGACCAGTTTACGCGAAACACTAAATACCATTGGCGATATTGAGCGAATCAGCAGTCGCATCGGGCTGATGAGTGCCAAACCTCGTGATTTACGCAAGCTTGCCGATGGTATCGCTAGTAGCGCCCAGCTTACCACGCTGCTGACAGCCTCAGGTATCGACCATGAAGACGCTGGTCTATTGCCGATGCTCATGCAGCAACTGCCTGCCAAGCTGCCAGCGGTACAGTCTGCCGCCGAGTTAATCGAGCGCGCTATTGTCATTGAACCACCTGCACATATTCGCGATGGTGGTATGTTGGCAGCGGGTTATGATGCAGAGTTTGATCGTCTTACCCATCTCCATGACAATATTCAAGTAACATTGGACGAAATGGTAGAGCGAGCCCGTCAGGACAACCAACTCCCTAGTCTAAAAGTCGGCTTTAATAAAGTCAGTGGCTTTTATTTCGAATTGCCAAAAATGCAAGCAAAAAATGCCCCTGCTCATTTTATTCGTCGGCAAACACTCAAGAGTAGTGAGCGTTTTATTACTGATGAATTAAAAGAAGTCGAGACGGAGTATTTAAGCGCCCAGTCTCTGGCATTGGCTCGTGAGAAAGCGCTGTACCAAGCGCTGCTCAACCAACTAAACGAGAACTTGGCTGAGCTACAACAACTGAGTGCTGCTATTGCCCAAATCGATGTGCTAAGCAATTGGGCGCAGCTTGCGACAACTTATCGTTGGCAGCGTCCAATCATGGGAGGAGATTCAGGAAACCAAAGCAAATCTATAAACAAAAATCAAACCCATATCGATATCCGCCAAGGTCGTCATGTCGTCGTCGAAGCTGCCTTAAATCCTACAAATGCAAGTAATAAGCATACCTCTGCTCAATCTACCAGTCAGTTTGTCGCCAATGACTGTGTGCTGGGTAGCACCAATGCTGATGACAGAGATCCTGAACGACTGCTGATGATTACAGGCCCCAATATGGGCGGTAAATCGACCTATATGCGCCAAACGGCATTGATTGTCCTACTTGCGCATTGCGGTAGCTTTGTCCCAGCTGCTCAAGCTCATATCGGTGATATTGATCGTATCTTTACGCGTATTGGCTCAGCAGATGACTTGGCGGGCGGCAAATCTACTTTTATGGTAGAGATGATAGAAACCGCCAATATCTTGAATCAAGCAACCAATAAATCGCTGGTATTGATGGATGAAGTCGGACGCGGTACTGCCACTACTGACGGCTTGGCCATCGCTCATGCTTGCGTCAATCGCCTCGTAGAAATTGGTTGCCTGACATTATTTGCCACCCATTATTTTGAGCTGACACAATTGGTAAATACCACTGAAAACAAACCTGCCGGTATTCGCAATGTGCATGTCGCTGCTAGTGAAATTGATGGTCAATTGCTACTGCTTCATCAAATCAAAGATGGCGCTGCCAGCTCTAGCTTTGGCTTACATGTGGCAAAAATGGCAGGTATTCCAGCTCAGGTATTAGAGGATGCCAAACGCTATTTGGCTGACAATTTAAGTATCGATCACTTGAATCAGAGTACATTAAAGGCGGATAGTACAAAACCGCTTGATGACGAAAATGACTTAGTTAAGTCAGTAACGGATAAAAGCGGACAGGCACATCATGATGAAGCAGACAAAGTAAATCTAAAGCCTATTGAGCAAAATCAAGTGGGGATTGGTATTCCACAACAAAATCAGCTATTTAACTTACAAGATGAGCTAAATGCGATTGATCCTGATAGCCTAACACCCAAGCAAGCGCATAATTTTCTATATCATCTCAAAAAAATCATTAGTCATTAA